A DNA window from Candidatus Thermoplasmatota archaeon contains the following coding sequences:
- the sufB gene encoding Fe-S cluster assembly protein SufB — translation MTSNETIQELAEREYKYGFVTDLEADAVPKGLNEDVIRTISAKKNEPAWLLEWRLKAYRHWLTMKEPTWHNVHYPPIDYQDIVYYSAPKTQTKDGPKSLDEVDPKVLEMYNKLGIPLKEQERLQGIAVDAVVDSVSVTTTYQKELAKHGIIFCSFSEAVQNHPELVKKWLGTVVPYSDNFFAALNSAVFSDGSFCYIPKGVRCPLELSTYFRINAADTGQFERTLIVAEEGAYVSYLEGCTAPIRDKNQLHAAVVELVTLDDAQIKYSTVQNWYPGDKDGKGGIYNFVTKRGKCIGKRSKISWTQVETGSAITWKYPSCILQGDDSVGEFYSVAVTNNRQQADTGTKMIHIGKNTRSTIVSKGISAGFGQNTYRGMVRIMKNAEGARNYSQCDSLLIGDKCGAHTFPFIEVKNSTAQLEHEATTSKIGEDQIFYCKSRGLSAEDATSMIVNGFCKEVFRELPMEFAIEAQKLLSVSLEGSVG, via the coding sequence ATGACGTCCAACGAGACCATCCAGGAGCTCGCCGAGCGCGAGTACAAGTACGGCTTCGTCACCGACCTCGAGGCCGACGCCGTCCCGAAGGGGCTGAACGAGGACGTCATCCGCACCATCTCGGCGAAGAAGAACGAGCCCGCGTGGCTCCTCGAATGGCGCCTCAAGGCGTACCGCCACTGGCTCACGATGAAGGAGCCGACGTGGCACAACGTCCACTATCCCCCCATCGACTACCAGGACATCGTCTACTATTCGGCGCCGAAGACGCAGACGAAGGACGGCCCGAAGTCGCTCGACGAGGTGGACCCGAAGGTCCTCGAGATGTACAACAAGCTCGGCATCCCGCTCAAGGAGCAGGAGCGCCTCCAGGGCATTGCCGTCGACGCCGTCGTCGACTCCGTGTCCGTTACGACGACGTACCAGAAGGAGCTCGCGAAGCACGGCATCATCTTCTGCTCGTTCTCCGAAGCGGTCCAGAATCACCCGGAGCTCGTCAAGAAGTGGCTCGGCACCGTGGTGCCCTACTCGGACAACTTCTTCGCGGCCCTCAACTCCGCCGTGTTCAGCGACGGATCGTTCTGCTACATCCCGAAGGGCGTCCGCTGCCCGCTCGAGCTCTCCACGTATTTCCGCATCAACGCCGCGGACACGGGGCAGTTCGAGCGCACGCTCATCGTCGCCGAGGAAGGCGCCTACGTGAGCTACCTCGAAGGCTGCACCGCGCCCATCCGCGACAAGAACCAGCTCCACGCGGCCGTGGTCGAGCTCGTTACGCTCGACGACGCCCAGATCAAGTACTCCACCGTCCAGAACTGGTACCCCGGCGACAAGGACGGCAAGGGCGGCATCTACAACTTCGTGACGAAGCGCGGCAAGTGCATCGGCAAGCGCTCGAAGATCTCCTGGACGCAGGTCGAGACGGGTTCCGCGATCACGTGGAAGTACCCGAGCTGCATCCTCCAGGGCGACGACTCGGTCGGCGAATTCTACTCGGTCGCCGTCACGAACAACCGCCAGCAGGCGGACACCGGCACGAAGATGATCCACATCGGGAAGAACACCCGCTCGACGATCGTCTCCAAGGGCATCTCCGCGGGCTTCGGCCAGAACACCTACCGCGGGATGGTCCGCATCATGAAGAACGCCGAGGGCGCGCGCAACTACAGCCAATGCGACTCGCTCCTCATCGGCGACAAGTGCGGCGCCCACACGTTCCCGTTCATCGAGGTCAAGAATTCGACGGCGCAGCTCGAGCACGAAGCGACCACGTCGAAGATCGGCGAGGACCAGATCTTCTACTGCAAGTCGCGCGGCCTCTCCGCCGAGGACGCGACGTCGATGATCGTGAACGGCTTCTGCAAGGAGGTCTTCCGCGAGCTTCCCATGGAGTTCGCGATCGAGGCCCAGAAGCTCCTGAGCGTCAGCCTCGAAGGCAGCGTCGGCTGA
- a CDS encoding winged helix-turn-helix transcriptional regulator: MGLVLSTRSVAPLDAKGAALLGEAADAGATLAARLGAPGGPDPAVAGRGARFVYRRWVLESLLVLGARGPMGFNDLRRALGGLAGESLASKLDDLALHGLLERERLPGPARRVRLGLTPRGERLACATYALVIAKSEHARLLAGASSAVRAPAPVAGLGSARALRRFVACTARFAREHGARAPPAGLEDGLATARRFAKTCVRRWHGETLAALAFAGPLRFTGIRARLGAGDEALTRALSELSRLRAVERTGGAYAITAEGRFDVAMGLPIPLLASLHAA; this comes from the coding sequence GTGGGTCTCGTCCTTTCGACCCGGTCGGTCGCGCCGCTCGACGCCAAGGGCGCGGCGCTCCTCGGCGAGGCCGCCGACGCGGGCGCGACGCTCGCGGCGCGCCTCGGCGCCCCGGGCGGGCCCGACCCGGCGGTCGCGGGTCGCGGCGCGCGGTTCGTCTACCGCCGATGGGTGCTGGAATCGCTCCTTGTCCTGGGAGCGCGCGGCCCGATGGGCTTCAACGACCTGCGCCGCGCGCTCGGCGGACTCGCGGGCGAGAGCCTCGCATCGAAGCTCGACGACCTCGCGCTCCACGGCCTCCTCGAGCGCGAGCGTCTCCCGGGGCCCGCGCGGCGCGTGCGTCTCGGCCTCACGCCGCGCGGCGAGCGCCTCGCGTGCGCGACGTACGCGCTCGTGATCGCGAAATCCGAGCATGCGCGTCTCCTCGCGGGCGCGTCGAGCGCGGTTCGCGCCCCCGCGCCCGTCGCCGGCCTCGGATCCGCGCGCGCCCTGCGTCGTTTCGTCGCCTGCACCGCCCGATTCGCCCGCGAACACGGGGCGCGCGCCCCGCCCGCAGGGCTCGAGGACGGGCTCGCGACGGCGCGGCGGTTCGCAAAGACGTGCGTGCGTCGATGGCACGGGGAGACGCTCGCCGCTCTCGCCTTCGCGGGACCGTTGCGCTTCACCGGGATCCGCGCGCGCTTGGGCGCCGGCGACGAGGCGCTCACGCGCGCGCTCTCGGAACTTTCGCGCCTGCGCGCCGTCGAGCGGACGGGGGGCGCCTACGCCATCACCGCCGAGGGCCGGTTCGACGTGGCGATGGGGCTCCCGATCCCGCTCCTCGCGTCGCTCCACGCAGCCTGA
- the sufC gene encoding Fe-S cluster assembly ATPase SufC has protein sequence MLEIRNLHAKIGDKRILRGVNLTVNPGEVHAIMGPNGSGKSTLAGVLAGREAYEVTEGEVLYEGRNLLDMDPEERAQAGLFLAFQYPVEIPGVQNTYFLKSALNAIRKSRGESELHTLEFHKLAQEKLKLVEMDPSLLTRAVNDGFSGGEKKRNEIFQMAVLDPKLAILDETDSGLDIDALRVVASGVNKLRDEKRAMIVVTHYQRLLNYIVPDHVHVLVEGRIAKSGGKQLALDLEAKGYAWLEAEAKAAR, from the coding sequence ATGCTCGAGATCAGGAATCTGCATGCGAAGATCGGCGACAAGCGCATCCTGCGCGGCGTCAACCTCACGGTGAACCCGGGCGAGGTCCACGCCATCATGGGCCCGAACGGCTCCGGCAAGAGCACGCTCGCGGGCGTGCTCGCCGGTCGCGAGGCCTACGAGGTCACGGAGGGCGAGGTCCTCTACGAGGGCCGCAACCTCCTGGACATGGACCCCGAGGAACGCGCCCAGGCGGGCCTCTTCCTCGCCTTCCAGTATCCCGTCGAGATTCCCGGCGTGCAGAACACGTACTTCCTCAAGAGCGCCCTGAACGCAATCCGCAAGTCGCGCGGCGAAAGCGAGCTGCACACGCTCGAGTTCCACAAGCTCGCGCAGGAGAAGCTCAAGCTCGTGGAGATGGACCCGTCGCTCCTCACACGCGCGGTCAACGACGGATTCTCGGGCGGCGAGAAGAAGCGCAACGAGATCTTCCAGATGGCCGTGCTCGATCCGAAGCTCGCGATCCTCGACGAGACGGACTCGGGCCTCGACATCGACGCGCTGCGCGTCGTCGCAAGCGGCGTCAACAAGCTCCGCGACGAAAAGCGCGCGATGATCGTCGTGACGCACTATCAGCGTCTCCTCAATTACATCGTGCCCGACCACGTGCACGTCCTCGTGGAAGGCCGCATCGCGAAATCCGGCGGAAAGCAGCTCGCCCTCGACCTCGAGGCGAAAGGGTACGCCTGGCTCGAAGCTGAGGCCAAGGCCGCCCGGTGA
- a CDS encoding SUF system Fe-S cluster assembly regulator, producing the protein MESCMIRVSRLTDYGLMLLVHIAAHPGRPMHTARDLASETELPLPTVSKLLKALARAGILTSHRGVAGGYGLARAARETTVADIVTALDGPIALTLCTEGAGRCDFEDACPAHSKWQALNDAIRGAFESVTLADMAAPSGPRFVALGGLAAHPIAASPEPRRTRP; encoded by the coding sequence TTGGAGAGCTGCATGATCCGCGTCTCGCGCCTCACGGACTACGGCCTGATGCTGCTGGTCCACATCGCCGCCCACCCCGGGCGCCCGATGCACACGGCGCGCGACCTCGCGAGCGAGACCGAGCTTCCGCTGCCCACCGTGAGCAAGCTCCTCAAGGCCCTCGCGCGCGCCGGCATCCTGACCTCGCACCGCGGCGTCGCGGGCGGTTACGGCCTCGCCCGCGCGGCGCGCGAAACGACCGTCGCGGACATCGTGACGGCGCTCGACGGCCCGATCGCGCTCACGCTCTGCACGGAAGGCGCCGGCCGCTGCGACTTCGAGGATGCGTGCCCCGCGCACAGCAAGTGGCAGGCGTTGAACGACGCCATCCGCGGCGCGTTCGAATCCGTCACGCTCGCCGACATGGCCGCCCCGAGCGGCCCGCGCTTCGTGGCGCTCGGCGGTCTCGCCGCGCACCCGATCGCCGCCTCTCCCGAACCCCGGAGGACCCGCCCATGA
- a CDS encoding DMT family transporter yields the protein MHDASPRATPTALIVAAFAAVVVFLGVNFVAVRVSNRELAPFWGAALRFFIAGAILLALVRLRRVPLPSGSGLRAAGWFGLLSFGASYAFLYYALLAAPAGVASVAFATMPLLTLVIAAAFGLERLTGRGVAGGLLAVAGIALVFREQLTTEVPLASLLAVLAGAAAGALATVLLKRAPRMHPLAANAVAMPIGAVSLLALSLVAREPIVFPALPLTWGVLAWLVTSSIIGFGLLVWILARWSASAVSYTAVLMPLVTVTVAAALTGEPLTPALALGGAVTLAGVWLGALSRPRPAPAAAAPAPGGRA from the coding sequence ATGCACGACGCCTCCCCCCGCGCGACGCCGACCGCCCTCATCGTCGCGGCTTTCGCGGCGGTGGTCGTGTTCCTCGGCGTGAATTTCGTGGCGGTCCGCGTGAGCAACCGCGAGCTCGCCCCCTTCTGGGGCGCGGCGCTTCGGTTTTTCATCGCGGGGGCGATCCTTCTTGCCCTCGTCCGCCTCCGGCGCGTGCCGCTCCCCTCGGGCTCCGGGCTCCGGGCGGCCGGCTGGTTCGGCCTCCTCTCCTTCGGCGCGTCGTACGCCTTCCTTTACTACGCCCTCCTCGCGGCGCCCGCAGGCGTCGCGTCCGTCGCGTTCGCGACGATGCCGCTCCTTACTCTCGTCATCGCGGCGGCCTTCGGGCTCGAGCGTCTCACGGGCCGCGGCGTCGCGGGCGGCCTCCTCGCGGTCGCTGGGATCGCCCTCGTCTTCCGCGAGCAGCTCACGACGGAGGTGCCGCTCGCGTCGCTCCTCGCCGTGCTCGCGGGGGCGGCCGCGGGGGCCCTCGCCACCGTGCTCCTCAAGCGCGCGCCGCGCATGCATCCGCTCGCCGCCAACGCGGTCGCGATGCCCATCGGCGCCGTCTCGCTCCTCGCGCTCTCGCTCGTCGCGCGCGAGCCGATCGTGTTCCCCGCGCTGCCCTTGACGTGGGGCGTCCTCGCGTGGCTCGTCACGTCCTCGATCATTGGCTTCGGGCTGCTCGTCTGGATCCTCGCCCGCTGGTCCGCGTCCGCGGTGAGCTACACGGCCGTGCTCATGCCGCTCGTGACCGTGACCGTCGCCGCGGCGCTCACGGGCGAGCCGCTCACCCCGGCGCTCGCGCTCGGGGGCGCGGTGACGCTCGCCGGCGTGTGGCTGGGGGCGCTTTCCAGGCCCCGCCCGGCACCCGCCGCCGCGGCGCCCGCGCCGGGCGGGCGAGCCTGA
- the sufD gene encoding Fe-S cluster assembly protein SufD, whose amino-acid sequence MSQAVTKTDFWAERFRALEAALPGAKVAWVAKLRQAALARFLAKGFPTTKVEAWKYTDVSAVAKTAWTPAGPARADHGALAPYLFPGADEGARIVLVDGRHAPTLSDVSRLPAGVTVESLSSVLAKDPKSLEGLLGSEPVDEDDAFEALNTAFFADGVVVRVARGAVAERPIHVVHYQTGAERAFVASRVFVVAEASSQASVVETHAGPAGAYLSTAVTEILARENAVVEHLRVQRESDAATHVARTAVRQGRSSTVTTNSVSIGASLARHNLVNVLDGEGAYAELDGLFLVTGRQHVDNHTLIDHAKPHCGSREFYKGVATGHARGVFLGRIIVRPDAQKTDAKQTNKNLILSKDALIDSTPQLEIYADDVKCTHGSTTGQISADALFYLRARGIPEGEARAILVRAFAGDVLARIKHPAVRERVEALVAGWLDREAREA is encoded by the coding sequence ATGTCGCAGGCCGTCACGAAGACCGACTTCTGGGCCGAGCGCTTCCGCGCGCTCGAGGCCGCGCTTCCCGGCGCGAAGGTCGCCTGGGTCGCGAAGCTCCGCCAGGCCGCCCTCGCCCGATTCCTCGCGAAGGGCTTTCCCACCACCAAGGTCGAGGCGTGGAAGTACACGGACGTCTCCGCGGTCGCGAAGACGGCGTGGACGCCGGCGGGCCCCGCGCGCGCCGACCACGGAGCGCTCGCGCCGTACCTGTTCCCGGGCGCCGACGAGGGCGCGCGCATCGTCCTCGTGGACGGCCGCCACGCGCCCACCCTTTCCGACGTCTCGCGGCTTCCCGCGGGCGTCACCGTCGAGTCGCTCTCCTCGGTCCTCGCGAAGGACCCGAAGTCGCTCGAGGGCCTTCTCGGCTCCGAGCCGGTCGACGAGGACGACGCTTTCGAAGCGCTCAACACGGCGTTCTTCGCCGACGGCGTCGTGGTCCGCGTCGCGCGCGGCGCCGTCGCCGAGCGGCCCATCCACGTCGTCCACTACCAGACGGGCGCGGAGCGCGCATTCGTCGCCTCGCGGGTGTTCGTCGTCGCCGAGGCTTCGAGCCAGGCGAGCGTCGTCGAGACGCACGCAGGCCCCGCGGGCGCGTACCTCTCGACCGCGGTCACCGAGATCCTTGCCCGCGAGAACGCGGTCGTGGAGCATCTTCGCGTGCAGCGCGAATCGGACGCCGCGACGCACGTCGCGCGCACCGCGGTCCGCCAGGGCCGCTCGAGCACGGTCACGACGAACTCCGTCTCGATCGGCGCATCGCTCGCGCGGCACAATCTCGTGAACGTCCTCGACGGCGAAGGCGCGTACGCGGAGCTGGACGGCCTCTTCCTCGTCACGGGTCGGCAGCACGTCGACAACCATACACTCATCGACCACGCGAAGCCCCACTGCGGAAGCCGCGAGTTCTACAAGGGCGTCGCGACCGGCCACGCGCGCGGCGTCTTCCTCGGGCGCATCATCGTGCGGCCGGACGCCCAGAAGACCGACGCGAAGCAGACCAACAAGAACCTGATCCTGTCGAAAGACGCGCTCATTGACTCGACGCCCCAGCTCGAGATCTATGCGGACGACGTCAAGTGCACGCACGGGTCCACGACGGGGCAGATCAGCGCCGATGCGCTGTTCTACCTCCGCGCCCGCGGCATCCCGGAGGGCGAGGCGCGCGCGATCCTCGTTCGCGCGTTCGCGGGCGACGTGCTCGCGCGCATCAAGCACCCGGCGGTCCGCGAGCGCGTCGAGGCGCTCGTCGCGGGCTGGCTCGACCGCGAGGCGCGCGAAGCCTGA